A part of Gambusia affinis linkage group LG19, SWU_Gaff_1.0, whole genome shotgun sequence genomic DNA contains:
- the LOC122822061 gene encoding prostaglandin E2 receptor EP1 subtype-like translates to MEIKPDSNSSYFNSSNMAPKVDCPHNSVPSNPIIASLTMTLGILFNVMALIILIKAYTRFRRRSKATFLLFASSLVVTDLTGHVVSGGLVLRRYSTANLTSLDGPRDPDIPCQFLGGCLVFFGLCPLFLGCVMATERCLGVTKPLLHARLVTTARAKIALSMIWFLALCVALLPVFQLGDYTYQYPGTWCFIKVVDINAKDLTFVTLFSGLALSCLALAFICNTISGMTLIRARLKKNSYSQRFSARSHDTEMVVQLVGIMVTSCICWSPLLVFSLMSAARSYSESRLGEELTCTYSKLMMTGVRMATWNQILDPWVYILLRRAILRKIYRITKKQASFKGSTFRSVRWDVSSLQKPDSMPVKNT, encoded by the exons ATGGAGATTAAACCGGACTCCAACTCTTCATACttcaacagcagcaacatggcACCCAAAGTGGACTGCCCGCATAACAGCGTTCCTTCGAACCCCATCATTGCGAGCCTCACGATGACTCTAGGCATCCTGTTCAACGTGATGGCCCTCATCATTCTCATCAAGGCTTATACCCGCTTCCGGCGGCGGTCCAAGGCGACCTTCCTGCTCTTCGCCAGCTCCCTCGTGGTCACGGACCTCACGGGACACGTGGTCTCCGGGGGACTGGTGCTGAGGAGATACTCTACGGCCAATCTGACGTCCCTGGATGGTCCGAGAGATCCAGACATCCCTTGTCAGTTTCTGGGAGGGTGCCTGGTGTTTTTCGGTCTGTGCCCGCTCTTCCTGGGCTGTGTGATGGCTACCGAGCGATGCCTCGGCGTCACCAAGCCTCTGCTGCACGCCCGGCTGGTGACAACAGCGCGGGCCAAAATAGCCCTGTCTATGATCTGGTTCTTGGCTCTATGCGTGGCCCTGCTGCCCGTTTTCCAACTAGGGGACTACACTTACCAGTACCCGGGTACTTGGTGCTTTATCAAAGTGGTGGACATAAATGCCAAAGATCTGACCTTTGTGACGCTGTTCTCTGGTCTGGCTTTGAGCTGTCTTGCTCTGGCGTTTATCTGCAACACCATCAGTGGGATGACGCTCATTAGAGCGCGGCTAAAGAAGAATTCCTATTCCCAGAGGTTCTCTGCTAGATCTCACGACACTGAGATGGTGGTCCAGCTGGTTGGCATCATGGTCACTTCCTGCATCTGTTGGAGCCCTCTGCTG gTCTTTTCGTTAATGTCAGCCGCGCGCTCCTACAGCGAATCCCGCCTGGGCGAGGAACTCACCTGCACTTACAGCAAACTCATGATGACTGGCGTCAGAATGGCCACCTGGAATCAGATCTTGGACCCCTGGGTCTACATCCTGCTGAGACGGGCCATCCTCCGAAAAATCTACCGCATAACCAAAAAGCAGGCCAGCTTCAAGGGGAGCACCTTCCGCTCCGTCCGCTGGGACGTTAGCTCCCTCCAGAAGCCGGACAGTATGCCGGTGAAAAATACTTAA